Below is a window of Malus domestica chromosome 13, GDT2T_hap1 DNA.
ataaagcatgcaagtggtgcaagtggggtgtgtgaaaggaaattaatccttacacacccaccaatatttcttacaccatttaaacaaataactaaaacatttaaacatttgaaaatacataaaacataaactttatgaaataaatcaaaactttgaatcaaaacacaatactttttgttcttggcaaaaatgtcaagaacaatgaagaacattcatgaaaaacccaaaaaatttccatgaacatttttcatccaaaaaacatccgaaaaccattcaaactttagggaaataacatataaccaaactagggtacataggggttccaaaagtcacttgaaaacacttttaacaagtcaaacaagaacccaaaatttcaccctatgtatttggccgaaaatccccaaaatcatggcaccaaattttagctccaatattcatgctcatatgaactacatctacaacatttgagatggcaaattttctaacaaaatttacattcaaagaaacaagaataaagcttgtaacatattacaacttttaaatcacaaactatgaaccacaaaacccaaaaggattcaccaactactagacctaggctctgataccacttgaaggaagatgttgtgaaaacatgttcatttgagcaacatcatatagcatgcaattaacaattaaaggcagaatcatgcttgcatgcactcaaaaacaaaacattacccatgaaattcaaagcctagtagattggtgaaccaaaactcaactcaaaacaaagtgagttgaaatcatacatttgtagattcctctttgcataagcaaaggctaatcacccaaagagagggccttcattccttgcatctaaaatctatggatttggatggatgaaaaggtttctccaagttcccaaaattgagaacctctaagtatcttcaccaaggttagattggagaagaaatgagtgaccttggagtagttagtatggctagatacaccctccaagggggccggcctcctagagagaaaaggagagacatgttctctccaattttctccaaaaagaaccctaaatgaattttggctataaagtcatatttataccttaattcattggagtggcaaacttgtaaataagtccaaaacccactccatctctaatatggccggccattgggatatttttggactaattgggcctttgtgaatcattattcattaagttgtcatacaacttaagtcaatgggtttgacgttcgaagcccattgggccttaaggtccaaaactatcccgaggtctttatggaacttattcgtttgattaattaacatattaattaatccttgccataaataattaaaccatttaattattcttactcatctccattgtttcttcaatctccaccttacacagtgtacgatccattaggttccttttagcgaggcagtgggctattaaaaccatttcaaatcgattgtgaattgaaacttactttcaattctccctttagtgattatacacgtttagggcttccacaaaccatgagtgacacctagcagcatatcatggttacccaagctaatcagaagaggtggagaacctattcagtttaggactacaaatgcaatacggtctttctctaatacaatactcttgatcacattgtttggtttgatagttaatttattcatgtctactatccaatgtgattcgtgtgcttatatgattaccttgaatgtgatttggaacgacttcctaaatctcattcatactctggcgccagagattctaaatcatatcatagagtattctccctcaaacggtttgaaggttagagatctcttgttgcgcattcacttgtctccatggctaagtggcttaaccccaacgatgccgtggacaccccgatggggtgactttgacataatcaaacatcaaggacttaaccacaagacaactgtgatgcctcaggtcaaaggactactttgcattatcccaaccatgagttctcatgtgacatgaatatgagaactcttcgttgatcgtgtttagtgaactcattctctattgagcacctacgtacttgtcttgatgtcacacacaccaatgactcgagactagtcactctccttgagagaagacataggacgtactgatcttaacggactgtcaatgcccaattggcaatcctatgatcaggaacatttaggatgtgtctacgaaagaatggtctcatgaatctaacttctttagatcgtattctcccaatcacatattccttggacttatcgtttaagcatataacatttatatgagacggcttaaacaataatatttgcccttgatgttaaactagattagtttaacatgtgaaatgtccgtaaagtatcatcacatgattggttttagggcacatttccaacactcacgtgacggccagcacgccttgattctaggatcggggtgtgtcaatttggtatcagagcctaggttgtagtcctgtataaattgttaatgctttaatgatcttttgatgttttctgtcataattatgccgcctcgtagggaaTCCCGCCGTACTTCTGAACCTAATTTCCCCGATAtcactcaattaggggaagcaaTGGCCCAGGCTTTTCAGAATGCAATTCGTCCTCCTCCCCCTCCTCAGAGGACACCCCTGAAGACTATGTACAATCTGAAATTGGATCGATTTATGGATAATGAGGGTCACGAGGGGGCAGAAAAGTGGCtagaccatattgagaagacGTTTCAGGTGATGTAAAGTCAAGGGAACTTTCCTGCTAATAGGCGGGTTGagaccactacttggtttttgggACAAGAGCCGGCAGGTTGGTGGAGGAATCAAACTCAGTTTATGTCCCCAGAAATGGCAGCTGATTGGGAAGTATTTAAagagaatttcaagaaaagattTGCCCATCTAGAGTACATTGATCGCAAGAAGCAGGAGTTTACTCGATTGAAACAAAAGAATATGTCAGCGCATGAGTACTACAAGAAGTTTACTGACTTGTCTCGTTATGAccctgatacagctggtaatcaggtaGAGATGCTTCGACGTTTTAAGTTGGGAATTAAGAGGAAATGGCGGACTTTTGCCAGTGCACTTCCCTGCGCCGATTATCATGAGTTTTTCGAGATTTTGGTTTGGATGGAGGACTCCGACAATCTTCCTAGTGACAGTGAGGATGACGAGGACAAGAATGATAGTCAGAAGAAAGAGGATAAGGGTAAGGGTATCTCCATTTCGGGATCCCGTAAGACGCAGAACTTTAAGAAAAGTGGAGCGAGTTCGAGTTCTTCCAGTAGAGGATTTAGTATCACTGGCCCGAGGAGAGGTGGTGGAAGATTTTTTGGTGGACCCAGATTTCAGATGCAGAGGGATTTCGATGGTGCTGGTGTGTCTGGTGCTCCGTGGTGCCGCCGTTGTAATTTCCGTCATCATGGAGAGTTCAGGAGAAGTGGTGGTGCTTGTTATACTTGTGGACAAATGGGACATCGGGCTTCTCAGTGTCCCCAGGGTCAGCAGAGACCTCAGCAGACCactatgccacctccagcgccGGTTCAGCAGAGCTTTAGTTCAGGCAGTTATGGTTAGTagggtcgtggtggtgcttaccactacCAGGGTGATGCTGCTCCTTATGCTTCCGGACCGTATCAATATCCCCAGGATCCTTATTCTCAGACTGGGTATTCCTTAGACCTTGGGGgttattcttcttattcttccatgCCAGCTGGTGGATCTCAGTTGCATCAAGGAGGTCAGCCCCGTCACGGAGAGGTTGCTACTAGCGGTGCAGGATCATCTAGGCAGTCTAATCAGTCAGGTCAGGGACGTACTTCTCAGGGGCGAGGTAATCAAGGcaacagaggtcgtggtggacgacagcaagctCAGGGACGTGTTAACCACAtatcactgcaagatgctcagaaccacccagatttgatcatgggtacgttaaatgttcttggtcattttgctagagttttgattgattgtggtgctacgcattctgtgatttctcatatgttcgctcaaatgactcaacctcacccttcacctctaagatttgatttagagtttgccatgcctagaggggacaagtgttatgttgatagtgtgtatcttgggtgtccagtgatggtagagggcgtagttatgccagctaatcttattccattagatattgtggattttgatgtgattctcGGGCCATATTGGTTGCATTATCATCGtgcccatattgattgttacgggaaatcagttactttttatcgtcctggactacccgaggttacttttgtgggcgaaagaagtggggtgagacatggcgttatttctgccataagagcaaggaaattattatcgaagggttgccaaggatacttagcacatgtggtgttaaatgatgttgttcctagcaGTGTGGAAGAAGTTGGTGTGGTCAGGCATTATCCTGATGATTTGCCGGAattgccgccagacagagatgtggaatTCTCTAtcgatttgcttccaggtacagatcctatatctttaactccatatagaatggctccagctgagttgagggaattgaaaattcagttacaagaattacttgataaaggtttcatccAACCTAGTtcgtcaccttggggagctccagtattatttgtgagaaagaaagatggaactctgAGATTATGCATcgattataggcaattgaactgggtaacgattaaaaaccgttatccactGCCTCGTgtcgatgatttgtttgatcagctgaaaggtgcgtgtgtgttctctaagattgatttgagatctggttattatcagttgaagattaaagatgaagatgtacCTAAGACGGCTTTCAGGACCCGTTACGGACATTATGAATTTCTggttatgccatttgggttgactaatgcacctgcagctttcatgaggttAATGAACgaggtattccagcaatatcttgatagatttgtcattgtttttatcgatgatattctggtatactctaaatctaaagcagatcatatttgacatcttaacttggtattaaagaaattgagggaacatcagttgtatgccaagttcagtaaatgccagttttggttgactgaagtggcatttttggggcatgttgtatcggcacaaggaattcaagtagatcctcaaaaTATAGTAGCAGTGGAGAATTAGGAACAACCTCGAACTGTCACtgaggtacgaagttttcttggtttagcaggttattatcgacggtttgttcaggatttttctatgattgctttgccgttaacgaagttaaccaggaaggatgtgAAGTTCAAGTAggatgagaattgtgagcggagtttccagcaattgaaatattgcctcactcatgctccagtattggtacttcctgatgatagcggtaactttgagatttacagCGATGcatctttgaatggtttgggatgtgttttgatgcaacatAATAGGGTGATCGCCTATGCTTCTCGACagttgaagattcatgaaagaaattatcctactcacgatcttgaattggcagccatcgtctttgctttgaagatttggaggcattatctatatggtgagaagtgtaagatcttcactaatcacaagagtcttcagtatctatTTACTCAACATGATCTTAGtcttcgtcagcgaaggtggatggaattactaggtgattatgactgcactattgagtatcatccaggtcgtgctaatgtggtagctgatgcactgagtaTGAAACCTCAAGGTTGACTGAATGCTTTATATGCTtgccgtgttcctcttcttgccgAACTGAGAGCTACTAGAGTAAAGTTGGAGTTAGAAGATCGAAaagaagcttttcttgctagttttcaagtcaggccagttttggttGATCGTATACTCGAAGCTTAATCggtggatgaagaaattcaagaaatggttcaattaagaaatgaagggaaaaagaaagacctcaggattcgagaatcggatggcatgcttatgcaggagaacagaatgtatgtgccgaataatgaggaattaaagaaggaaattttggatgaagcgcattgttcagcttatgcgatgcaccgaggaggaactaagatgtatcataccattcgaccattttattattggacgggtatgaaaagggaaattgcagaatatgtaaGTAGATGTATTGTTTGCCAGCAAGTCACTTCCCGTTCCTcggtggaaatgggaaaatataaccatggatttagtgtataagcttcctcgtacacgaaatggattcgatggtgtttgggtgattgtagatcgacttaccaagtcagcgcacttcattccagtgagggaaaagtatcctctgaataaattggctaagttgttcatcacgaagattgtgaagtatcatggagttccaatgaatattatttctgatcgagacccaagatttacttctaaattttgggtagcttttcaggaagctcttggtacgaaattGCTTTAtagcactgcttatcatcctcaaactgatgggcaatcagaaaggactattcagacgttggaagatatgttgagatcttcggtgttacagtttggtgattcttggcatgatcgcctagacttgatggaatttgcctataataatagttttcattcgagcattggtatgtcaccatttgaggcactttatggtagggcATGTCGTACACCATTGTGTTGGTcggaggttggcgaaagagtgttagaaggcccagatattgtggatgagactactcaaaatattcaggtgattaaatctaacctgaaagcagcccaggatcgacaaaagagtttagcagatagacatgctactgatcgagtttatgatgtgggtaatttggtattcttgaaattgtcaccttggagaggtgtggtacgatttgggaagaaaggaaagttaagtcctaggtacataggaCCCAATGAGATAACTGaaaggattggtgaagttgcctacaagttggagttgcctccagagttatcTAAGGTtcataatgtgttccatgtctcgacgcttcgacattatgtttctgacccttcacatgtgattcctcctcaaccactggagattaatccggatttgacatatgacgaggaaccagtgactatcttggattggaaagacaaggttctaaggaataagacaaTGAGCTTGGTGAAggtattgtggaggaaccatttAGTAGAAGAAGCTACCTGGGAGACAGAAGattgaatgagagagatgtacccaAGGTTATTTTATGGGTATTAAGCAGATTAATTGGTCGTatgaatttcggggacgaaattctgtaaggaggggagattgtcacagcccgttccgggATTATATTCATTggggacgtgaaatgacggaatcacccttgacgggtattaaggtatgtgtgtgtggctTGTATTTTGGGACTACTTACAATTATTTcttaagttttataaatttattaagTGGGATTTAAAAAGGTTGGAttgtttgtgtggttagggaattaGGAAAAGAATTGGATGGTGAGGATTTGTGTTGGAACACACACACATTTCCTTCTCTCTCACTCAccccgtgtctctctctctctctctctcatccctcacggtctctctcactctctccctctcgaattGTACGGCCACACCCAAGGACCCTCTAAACATCACGGATCGAAGCTAATGAGGTatggttcttcatcattttgacgttctgagttgaatggtactagttttaggaagtgaaaccctctGAATCATCGTGAAACCCTAACCTCGAAATGgtgcattgttcatgcacacatAAAATCTTGCATTTCAGGAAATTCTAAGCTCATAgtaagcttagtgaggtcccaaggaagcttggagtgcttcgtttgaaggttttggatgtcaggatcgtcgggttcgaagttggccgaATTGGAGGATTTTCCCGACAAAATTTCAGAGGTTTTTAAGGATTTTTGAAGGTATAGATCCCTTCCCCTCTTAATTTAGAACTCGTAGGTCCTAGAGCCGGTGAGCCCATGACTGGACTTCTAAGGTAATAGTATTTGGATTAGCCTTAGTTCGGCCCTGGAAAAGCATGGTCCCACAATTGACACGGGGATGTGATTGAATCTGGGAAAGATTGCCTATATATCTCTGGGACGAGAATAAAATCACTAGTAtagttttaagaaaaaatgataGAATGTAAAAATTACATCAGGGATCACTTTTGATGACAAGCCTATGGTAAGGTATTGGGAGATGAGTTCTCCATAGACTTGTCATTGGGCAGAAAGCGGTGATGCGATTGAGTTTGGAATGGATAACTTGCATATCCTAGTAAAGGAATCAAAATACGTGTAGTTCGGATGGTACATTACCAAGGCCACTTGGAGAAGTCTGTTATGGGCTTGTCTTTTGCTAGAAGGGGTTTTTCCTC
It encodes the following:
- the LOC139190938 gene encoding uncharacterized protein; its protein translation is MAADWEVFKENFKKRFAHLEYIDRKKQEFTRLKQKNMSAHEYYKKFTDLSRYDPDTAGNQVEMLRRFKLGIKRKWRTFASALPCADYHEFFEILVWMEDSDNLPSDSEDDEDKNDSQKKEDKGKGISISGSRKTQNFKKSGASSSSSSRGFSITGPRRGGGRFFGGPRFQMQRDFDGAGVSGAPWCRRCNFRHHGEFRRSGGACYTCGQMGHRASQCPQGQQRPQQTTMPPPAPVQQSFSSGSYAGGSQLHQGGQPRHGEVATSGAGSSRQSNQSGQGRTSQGRGNQGNRGRGGRQQAQGRVNHISLQDAQNHPDLIMVMVEGVVMPANLIPLDIVDFDVILGPYWLHYHRAHIDCYGKSVTFYRPGLPEGCQGYLAHVVLNDVVPSSVEEVGVVRHYPDDLPELPPDRDVEFSIDLLPGTDPISLTPYRMAPAELRELKIQLQELLDKGFIQPSSSPWGAPVLFVRKKDGTLRLCIDYRQLNWVTIKNRYPLPRVDDLFDQLKGACVFSKIDLRSGYYQLKIKDEDVPKTAFRTRYGHYEFLVMPFGLTNAPAAFMRLMNEVFQQYLDRFVIVFIDDILQLKYCLTHAPVLVLPDDSGNFEIYSDASLNGLGCVLMQHNRVIAYASRQLKIHERNYPTHDLELAAIVFALKIWRHYLYGEKCKIFTNHKSLQYLFTQHDLSLRQRRWMELLGDYDCTIEYHPGRANVVADALSMKPQG